The Phycisphaerae bacterium genomic interval CGCCTCCTCCGCCATGTACAGGCAATAGCTCGGAGTGCACGCCAGCACCCGCGGCTTGAAGTCCGTCATGATCTTAAGCTGCCTTTTGGTCTGACCCGACGAGGCCGGAATAATCGTCAATCCCATCTCCAGCGCCCCGTAGTGACAGCCCAGCCCGCCCGTGAACAACCCATACCCGTACGCCACCTGAATCTTGTCGCCCGGAACCGCCCCCGCGCAGCACAGCGCCCGCGCCATCACCTCGCCCCAAAGCTTCAAATCGTCCTTCGTGTACCCGACCACCGTCGGATTCCCCGTCGTCCCGCTCGAAACGTGAATCTCAGCCAGCTCACGCTCCCCGCGCGAAAACAGCCCGAACGGATAGTTGTCCCGCAGGTCGTCCTTGACCGTAAACGGCAACTGCTTGATCTGGTCGATCGACCGGATCGACCCGGGGCTGACCCCCGCCTCATCCAGCTTCCTGGTGTACACCGGGCACTTCCGGTACACGTACTCCACGATGGCCCGCAGGCGGTCGGACTGAACGTTCTTCAGCTCCTCCACCGGCGAGCACTCCATCTTCTCGTTCCAGATCATGGCGCCATCGTCCTTACAAGAGACATCATAGATCACCGCCGATCGGCCCTGGTCCGATAACCATCCTCGACACCAACCAGCCGGCCGCCCGCAAAGGCAGGCCCAGCCGCGATACCGTCACCTTTTCTTATATAAAATCCCTCCCGGATAATCAAACCCCAATGTCCCGCCCCAAACCAAGACCGCGGACCGCCACCGGCGGGGAATTCCGTTGAATTCCCCCGCATCAGCGGGTACACCAGACCGCCGCATCCTCCACCGTATATGAGACCGCCCAAATGAACATATCCAATACCCGCCTCACCGTCCGCTGCTGCTACCTCGGCATGGTCGTCCTCGCCCTGGCCATCAACCTCACCCCGCCCCTCTTCATCCCCCTCCGCGAAATCCTCGGCCTGACCTTCGAGCAGATCGGCCGACTCATCCTCATCAACTTCGCCACCCAGGTCACCTTCGACGTCCTCTGCGGCGCCCTCGTCGACCGCCTCGGAGCCAAACGCTTCGTCGTCTCCGCCAACCTCCTCGCCTTCCTCGGACTCTGGCTCTTCGCCCTCTCACCGTCGTATTTCCAGAATCCTTACCACGGCCTCGTCCTCGGCACCGTCGTCTTCTCCATGGGCGCCGGCATCCTCGAACTCCTGCTCTCCCCCATCGTCAACGCCATGCCCTCCGACCGCAAAGCCGCCGATATGAGCCTGCTCCACTCCTTCTACGCCATCGGCCAGCTCGTCGTCATCCTCGCCACCGCCCTCGCCGTCTTCGCCCTCGGAGCAAAGCACTGGCGACTCATCGTCCTCGCCTGGTCCGCCGTCCCCGCCCTCAACGCCCTCGGCTTCTCCCTGGTCCACATCCCCCGCTTCGTCGAGGAACACCAGCGCCAACGCGTCCGCACCCTCCTCCGCAAACGCGCCTACGTCGTCGCCGTCCTCGCCATCGGCCTCGCCGGCGCCACCGAACTCGTCATGGCCCAGTGGATCTCCGCCTTCGCCGACGTCGCCCTGGCCCTCCCAAAAATCATCGGCGACCTCGGCGGACTGTGCCTCTTCGCCGTCGCCCTCGCCGCCGGACGAGTCTGGTTCGGCTTCAAAGGCGAAAAGGTCTGCATGTACCGCGTCATGATCGCCGGAGCTTGGCTCTGCGTCGGCGTCTACCTCGTCGCAAGCCTCTCGCCCTCGCCCATCTTCGCCCTCTCAGCCTGCGTCATCGCCGGACTCGGCTGCAGCCTCCTCTGGCCCGGCATCCTCTCCGTCACCGCCGCCCGGTTCCCACTCGCCGGAGCCTCCATGTTCGCCGTCCTCTCAGCCGCCGGCGACACCGGCGGAGCCATCGTCCCATGGCTCGTCGGACTCGTCGCCGACCGCGCGCCCGCACT includes:
- a CDS encoding MFS transporter; this encodes MNISNTRLTVRCCYLGMVVLALAINLTPPLFIPLREILGLTFEQIGRLILINFATQVTFDVLCGALVDRLGAKRFVVSANLLAFLGLWLFALSPSYFQNPYHGLVLGTVVFSMGAGILELLLSPIVNAMPSDRKAADMSLLHSFYAIGQLVVILATALAVFALGAKHWRLIVLAWSAVPALNALGFSLVHIPRFVEEHQRQRVRTLLRKRAYVVAVLAIGLAGATELVMAQWISAFADVALALPKIIGDLGGLCLFAVALAAGRVWFGFKGEKVCMYRVMIAGAWLCVGVYLVASLSPSPIFALSACVIAGLGCSLLWPGILSVTAARFPLAGASMFAVLSAAGDTGGAIVPWLVGLVADRAPALRDLLAHLMPAGLTAEQLGLRTGLLLATICPLAMLTLLYWLQAESRRREPADPTPSAESPQTAAPPAP